One genomic region from Xylocopa sonorina isolate GNS202 chromosome 8, iyXylSono1_principal, whole genome shotgun sequence encodes:
- the LOC143426530 gene encoding fatty-acid amide hydrolase 2-B isoform X1, with protein sequence MGTESVICEMVRLSNLKKCCLKAREKMSNKHKNQSKMQSGRQILNAMHRLVELIARGIFLFIAYLKGPAESQPSIKDLTLLHSATTLAFKIRNKQLTSEEVVRSYIDRIKEIQPVLNCVVEDRFEDALKEAKECDNFLKLPNAMSAEVLAKEKPFFGVPFTTKDCIGIAKMKQTAGLAIRKNSRAENDAEVIKLIRNAGAIPLATTNVSELAMWWETSNCLYGTTKNPYNTRHIVGGSSGGEGCIQAAAGSPLGIGSDIGGSIRMPCFFNGIFGHKPSTGMVSNDGQYPSAQSNDQDRLLAIGPMCRYAQDLLPTMKILANKNDDKLRLNEKVDITKLKFYYMEDDGGQRLMSPVEPEIKEAMRKVVRYLEKAHKIKATELHIRKLKKSIALWMANMSCKDEKDFSYELSNRNGHINLWWEFFKWMIFMSNHTLIALLTATFERFTVKHGSDEYNKLMQESRDLYREFQDILGEDGVFLYPTHPTAAPMHNEPLIKPFNFSYTAIINVLGLPSTACPLGLNKQGLPIGIQIVGGLYQDRLTIAVAEELERGFGGWVPPAIVA encoded by the exons ATGGGAACGGAATCTGTTATTTGCGAAATGGTACGACTTTCCAATCTCAAAAAGTGCTGTTTAAAAGCACGGGAAAAG ATGTCAAATAAGCACAAGAACCAGAGTAAAATGCAATCTGGTAGACAAATATTGAACGCGATGCATCGACTGGTTGAATTAATTGCCAGAGGGATATTTCTGTTCATCGCATACCTAAAGGGTCCTGCAGAATCTCAGCCATCTATAAAGGATCTAACATTGTTGCACAGTGCAACTACTTTAGCTTTCAAAATTCGAAATAAGCAG TTAACTTCAGAAGAGGTAGTCCGTTCGTACATAGATAGGATAAAAGAAATTCAGCCAGTATTAAACTGTGTGGTGGAGGATCGTTTTGAGGATGCTCTCAAGGAGGCAAAGGAATGCGATAATTTTCTAAAATTACCAAATGCTATGTCAGCTGAAGTATTAGCCAAAGAGAAACCCTTCTTTGGTGTACCTTTTACAACAAAg GATTGCATTGGAATAGCCAAGATGAAGCAAACTGCCGGTCTAGCCATTCGTAAAAATTCTCGCGCTGAAAACGACGCGGAAGTGATCAAACTCATAAGAAATGCAGGAGCCATTCCTCTGGCGACCACAAACGTTTCAGAATTGGCCATGTGGTGGGAAACTTCGAATTGCTTGTATGGAACCACAAAAAATCCGTACAATACCAGGCATATTGTAGGAGGGTCGTCAGGTGGTGAAGGCTGTATACAAGCAGCAGCTGGTTCACCATTGGGGATAGGATCAGACATTGGCGGCTCTATTCGTATGCCATGCTTTTTCAATGGAATATTTGGGCACAAACCTTCCACAGGTATGGTTTCGAACGATGGCCAATATCCGAGCGCACAAAGCAACGACCAAGACCGATTGCTCGCGATTGGACCCATGTGCAGATACGCACAAGATCTACTGCCCACTATGAAGATTCTTGCAAACAAGAACGATGATAAGTTACGTTTAAACGAGAAAGTGGACATTACAAAACTGAAG TTCTATTATATGGAAGACGACGGCGGTCAACGCCTGATGTCTCCTGTGGAACCTGAGATAAAGGAAGCTATGAGGAAAGTGGTTCGTTATTTGGAGAAGGCACATAAAATCAAAGCGACCGAACTGCACATTAGGAAACTGAAAAAGAGCATTGCGCTTTGGATGGCGAACATGAGCTGTAAAGACGAGAAAGATTTCTCGTACGAATTGTCGAATAGAAACGGTCACATAAATCTGTGGTGGGAGTTCTTTAAATGGATGATATTTATGAGTAATCATACGCTAATAGCTCTTCTTACTGCCACATTCGAAAgatttaccgtgaaacatggaagcgacgAATACAATAAACTGATGCAAGAAAGTAGGGATCTTTATCGAGAATTTCAG GACATATTGGGCGAAGATGGTGTATTCCTGTATCCAACGCATCCTACCGCGGCGCCAATGCATAACGAACCGCTGATCAAACCATTCAATTTTTCATACACTGCTATTATTAATGTCTTGGGTTTACCCTCTACTGCCTGCCCGTTAGGTCTGAATAAGCAAGGACTTCCTATTGGTATACAG ATTGTCGGTGGCCTATATCAAGATCGTTTGACGATAGCCGTTGCCGAAGAATTGGAACGAGGATTCGGAGGTTGGGTACCTCCCGCAATTGTAGCTTGA
- the LOC143426530 gene encoding fatty-acid amide hydrolase 2-B isoform X2, with protein sequence MSNKHKNQSKMQSGRQILNAMHRLVELIARGIFLFIAYLKGPAESQPSIKDLTLLHSATTLAFKIRNKQLTSEEVVRSYIDRIKEIQPVLNCVVEDRFEDALKEAKECDNFLKLPNAMSAEVLAKEKPFFGVPFTTKDCIGIAKMKQTAGLAIRKNSRAENDAEVIKLIRNAGAIPLATTNVSELAMWWETSNCLYGTTKNPYNTRHIVGGSSGGEGCIQAAAGSPLGIGSDIGGSIRMPCFFNGIFGHKPSTGMVSNDGQYPSAQSNDQDRLLAIGPMCRYAQDLLPTMKILANKNDDKLRLNEKVDITKLKFYYMEDDGGQRLMSPVEPEIKEAMRKVVRYLEKAHKIKATELHIRKLKKSIALWMANMSCKDEKDFSYELSNRNGHINLWWEFFKWMIFMSNHTLIALLTATFERFTVKHGSDEYNKLMQESRDLYREFQDILGEDGVFLYPTHPTAAPMHNEPLIKPFNFSYTAIINVLGLPSTACPLGLNKQGLPIGIQIVGGLYQDRLTIAVAEELERGFGGWVPPAIVA encoded by the exons ATGTCAAATAAGCACAAGAACCAGAGTAAAATGCAATCTGGTAGACAAATATTGAACGCGATGCATCGACTGGTTGAATTAATTGCCAGAGGGATATTTCTGTTCATCGCATACCTAAAGGGTCCTGCAGAATCTCAGCCATCTATAAAGGATCTAACATTGTTGCACAGTGCAACTACTTTAGCTTTCAAAATTCGAAATAAGCAG TTAACTTCAGAAGAGGTAGTCCGTTCGTACATAGATAGGATAAAAGAAATTCAGCCAGTATTAAACTGTGTGGTGGAGGATCGTTTTGAGGATGCTCTCAAGGAGGCAAAGGAATGCGATAATTTTCTAAAATTACCAAATGCTATGTCAGCTGAAGTATTAGCCAAAGAGAAACCCTTCTTTGGTGTACCTTTTACAACAAAg GATTGCATTGGAATAGCCAAGATGAAGCAAACTGCCGGTCTAGCCATTCGTAAAAATTCTCGCGCTGAAAACGACGCGGAAGTGATCAAACTCATAAGAAATGCAGGAGCCATTCCTCTGGCGACCACAAACGTTTCAGAATTGGCCATGTGGTGGGAAACTTCGAATTGCTTGTATGGAACCACAAAAAATCCGTACAATACCAGGCATATTGTAGGAGGGTCGTCAGGTGGTGAAGGCTGTATACAAGCAGCAGCTGGTTCACCATTGGGGATAGGATCAGACATTGGCGGCTCTATTCGTATGCCATGCTTTTTCAATGGAATATTTGGGCACAAACCTTCCACAGGTATGGTTTCGAACGATGGCCAATATCCGAGCGCACAAAGCAACGACCAAGACCGATTGCTCGCGATTGGACCCATGTGCAGATACGCACAAGATCTACTGCCCACTATGAAGATTCTTGCAAACAAGAACGATGATAAGTTACGTTTAAACGAGAAAGTGGACATTACAAAACTGAAG TTCTATTATATGGAAGACGACGGCGGTCAACGCCTGATGTCTCCTGTGGAACCTGAGATAAAGGAAGCTATGAGGAAAGTGGTTCGTTATTTGGAGAAGGCACATAAAATCAAAGCGACCGAACTGCACATTAGGAAACTGAAAAAGAGCATTGCGCTTTGGATGGCGAACATGAGCTGTAAAGACGAGAAAGATTTCTCGTACGAATTGTCGAATAGAAACGGTCACATAAATCTGTGGTGGGAGTTCTTTAAATGGATGATATTTATGAGTAATCATACGCTAATAGCTCTTCTTACTGCCACATTCGAAAgatttaccgtgaaacatggaagcgacgAATACAATAAACTGATGCAAGAAAGTAGGGATCTTTATCGAGAATTTCAG GACATATTGGGCGAAGATGGTGTATTCCTGTATCCAACGCATCCTACCGCGGCGCCAATGCATAACGAACCGCTGATCAAACCATTCAATTTTTCATACACTGCTATTATTAATGTCTTGGGTTTACCCTCTACTGCCTGCCCGTTAGGTCTGAATAAGCAAGGACTTCCTATTGGTATACAG ATTGTCGGTGGCCTATATCAAGATCGTTTGACGATAGCCGTTGCCGAAGAATTGGAACGAGGATTCGGAGGTTGGGTACCTCCCGCAATTGTAGCTTGA